GCGCGGTGCTCGAGGGCCTGGAACACGCCCGTGGTCACATCCGCACTCAGATCGCCGGCCGGGTGCAGCTCCGCCGGCTGCCCGACCTGGTCTTCCGCATCGACCGCAGCCTCGGCCAGGCCCAACGCGTCGACGCCATCCTCGACCGCCTGAGCCACCCCGAAAACGCCGGCCCGCCCGACGCCGCATGAACCCGCCCGCCCTCTTCCTCCCCCCGCCCGAGCTGCTCGAAGCCCTGCACGGCAGCCGCCGGCCCCTGCTCATCGCCCACCTCTCACCCGACGGCGACACCCTGGGCAGCCTCTGCGGGCTGGGCGTCATGCTCTATCGCCTGGGCAAAGAACCCATCCTCGCCTGTCAGGACCGTGTGCCCGGCAGCCTCGGCTTCCTGCCCTTCAGCGAACGCGTCGCCAACACCGCCGACGTCGACGCCGACCTGGTCGTGGCCCTCGATTGCAGCGACGCCGGCCGGCTGGGGAACCTCCACCAGCCGCGTCGCCAGGCCGGGCTGCCGCTGGTCGTCATCGACCACCACATCACCAACGTCTTCTTCGGCGACATCAATTGGG
The DNA window shown above is from Caldilineales bacterium and carries:
- the rbfA gene encoding 30S ribosome-binding factor RbfA, with product MPRPYRKERLDELLRRELETIISYEMEDPRLENITVTDVDVAGDLQMVRVYIGLLDGSQGERAVLEGLEHARGHIRTQIAGRVQLRRLPDLVFRIDRSLGQAQRVDAILDRLSHPENAGPPDAA